A section of the Flavobacterium ardleyense genome encodes:
- a CDS encoding PaaI family thioesterase, whose amino-acid sequence MQGQDIPHKMLSLDPFSQWLGIKIISSEVGQVKVGLIVRQEMLNSMGKAHGGIAYSLADTAFGFTANTNGRKAVSIETSINHIEALNEGDEIYAEVSLESLKNKLGFYNILIKRDETVVAIFKGVAFRTSQEWED is encoded by the coding sequence ATGCAAGGACAAGATATACCGCACAAAATGTTGAGTCTCGATCCGTTTTCGCAATGGTTGGGAATCAAGATTATCTCCTCAGAAGTTGGGCAAGTTAAGGTTGGTTTGATCGTAAGACAAGAGATGCTAAATAGTATGGGAAAAGCGCACGGAGGAATTGCATATTCATTAGCGGATACAGCTTTTGGATTTACTGCAAACACCAACGGACGTAAAGCAGTTTCGATAGAAACGTCAATAAATCATATTGAAGCGCTAAATGAAGGAGATGAAATTTACGCCGAAGTATCTTTAGAAAGCTTGAAAAATAAATTGGGATTTTACAATATTCTAATCAAACGCGACGAGACTGTTGTTGCGATTTTTAAAGGTGTTGCTTTTAGAACATCTCAAGAATGGGAAGATTAA
- a CDS encoding 3-hydroxyacyl-CoA dehydrogenase NAD-binding domain-containing protein — MKVAIIGSGTMGSGIAQVAATAGCTVKIFDKNTEALDRSKSALEKTLNRLIEKEKISEEEKNRIQQNIIYVNEIQNLSDSELVIEAIIENLEIKKQLFAELESLLSETAILASNTSSLSIASIAASCKNSERVIGIHFFNPAPLMKLVEVIPAIQTSDEVLNKVKATISSWKKTVAVAKDTPGFIVNRVARPFYSEALRINEEGIADFATIDAAMKTLGNFKMGPFELMDFIGNDVNYAVTESVFTSFYFDPRYKPSFTQKRLSEAGFFGRKTGRGYYNYAENAVKPEPKEDSELANMIFDRVLIMLINEAADALLFNVASAEDIDNAMTKGVNYPKGLLAWADEKGIGYCVDKLDELYNEYHEDRYRCSSILRKMKRENKTFY; from the coding sequence ATGAAAGTAGCAATAATAGGTTCAGGTACTATGGGAAGTGGCATCGCACAAGTGGCGGCAACTGCTGGATGTACCGTAAAGATTTTCGATAAAAACACAGAAGCTTTGGATAGAAGTAAATCTGCTTTGGAGAAAACTTTGAACAGACTAATTGAAAAAGAAAAAATTTCAGAAGAAGAAAAAAATAGAATTCAGCAGAATATTATTTACGTAAATGAAATTCAAAATTTGTCTGATTCCGAATTAGTGATTGAGGCAATCATCGAAAATTTAGAAATAAAAAAACAACTTTTTGCTGAACTTGAATCACTTTTATCTGAAACTGCAATTTTAGCTTCAAATACGTCTTCTCTGTCGATTGCATCGATTGCTGCTTCTTGCAAAAATTCGGAAAGAGTAATCGGAATTCACTTTTTTAATCCTGCACCTTTGATGAAACTTGTTGAGGTAATTCCAGCAATTCAGACAAGTGACGAAGTTTTAAATAAAGTAAAAGCTACCATTTCATCTTGGAAAAAAACCGTTGCGGTTGCAAAAGATACTCCTGGATTTATCGTAAATCGTGTGGCTAGACCTTTCTACAGCGAGGCTTTGCGAATCAACGAAGAGGGAATTGCTGATTTCGCAACTATTGATGCCGCAATGAAAACTCTTGGGAATTTCAAAATGGGTCCGTTTGAACTAATGGATTTTATTGGAAATGACGTGAATTATGCGGTTACCGAATCGGTATTTACAAGTTTTTATTTCGATCCAAGATACAAGCCTTCTTTTACTCAAAAACGTTTGAGCGAAGCTGGATTTTTTGGAAGAAAAACTGGAAGAGGTTATTATAATTATGCAGAAAATGCAGTTAAACCTGAGCCGAAAGAAGATTCAGAATTGGCAAATATGATTTTTGACCGAGTGCTGATTATGCTGATAAATGAAGCTGCCGATGCACTTTTATTTAATGTGGCTTCCGCCGAAGATATAGACAATGCAATGACCAAAGGCGTGAATTATCCAAAAGGATTATTAGCTTGGGCAGACGAAAAAGGCATCGGATATTGTGTTGATAAATTGGATGAACTTTACAACGAATACCACGAAGACCGCTACAGATGTAGTTCAATCTTGCGTAAAATGAAGCGTGAGAACAAAACATTTTACTAA
- a CDS encoding enoyl-CoA hydratase-related protein, protein MSSILLNIKNNIAFVTLNRADVFNSFNREMALSLQTILDECEADDSVRAIVLTGAGKAFCAGQDLKEVTSAELNPGFKAILEEHYNPIISRLRSIEKPIIAAVNGVAAGAGANIALACDIVVANENAAFIQAFSKIGLVPDSAGTFFLPRLIGMQKATALMMLGDKVGSKEAVELGMIYKYFPAEQFEEEVNKLAETMANMPTLALGLTKRLLNKSLTNSLEEQLAMESKLQIQAAESHDYNEGVTAFVEKRKPEFRGN, encoded by the coding sequence ATGAGTTCAATTTTATTAAATATTAAAAATAATATCGCTTTTGTTACATTAAACAGAGCGGACGTTTTTAATAGCTTCAATCGCGAAATGGCCTTGTCACTTCAGACGATTTTAGATGAATGTGAAGCAGATGATAGCGTTCGCGCGATTGTTTTAACTGGTGCTGGAAAAGCTTTCTGTGCAGGTCAGGATTTAAAAGAAGTTACTTCGGCTGAACTCAATCCAGGATTCAAAGCGATATTAGAAGAACATTATAATCCAATAATTTCGAGACTACGAAGCATCGAAAAACCAATTATTGCGGCGGTAAATGGAGTTGCAGCAGGAGCAGGAGCCAATATCGCACTTGCTTGTGATATTGTGGTAGCAAACGAAAACGCAGCATTTATTCAGGCTTTCAGCAAAATTGGACTTGTGCCAGATAGTGCTGGAACGTTCTTTTTGCCAAGATTAATCGGAATGCAAAAAGCAACTGCCTTAATGATGCTTGGAGATAAAGTTGGCTCAAAAGAAGCGGTTGAATTAGGAATGATTTACAAATATTTTCCAGCCGAACAGTTTGAAGAAGAAGTAAATAAACTTGCTGAAACGATGGCGAATATGCCAACTCTTGCACTTGGATTAACAAAAAGATTATTGAATAAATCATTGACAAATTCTCTTGAAGAGCAACTTGCAATGGAATCAAAACTTCAAATTCAAGCAGCAGAATCTCACGATTACAACGAAGGTGTTACCGCTTTCGTAGAAAAGAGAAAACCAGAATTTAGAGGAAACTAA
- the paaD gene encoding 1,2-phenylacetyl-CoA epoxidase subunit PaaD, translating into MVSNLNDIDSRFLEILGSVSDPEIPVLSIMDMGVVRSANMIDGIVHVEITPTYSGCPAMDVIGDDITAALNKEGYQAKIHLILSPAWTTDWITPKGRTALEKYGIAAPLEADADKDALLHDKKLVKCPQCGSFNTKLVSQFGSTACKAFFQCQDCSEPFDYFKCLK; encoded by the coding sequence ATGGTAAGCAATCTCAACGATATCGATTCTCGCTTCTTAGAAATTCTTGGTTCTGTTTCAGATCCAGAAATTCCCGTACTTTCCATTATGGATATGGGAGTGGTTCGATCTGCGAATATGATTGATGGTATTGTTCACGTTGAAATTACTCCAACTTACAGCGGTTGTCCAGCAATGGATGTTATTGGAGATGATATTACCGCAGCGCTCAATAAAGAAGGTTATCAGGCAAAAATCCATTTGATATTATCTCCCGCTTGGACTACAGATTGGATTACTCCAAAAGGCAGAACAGCATTAGAGAAATATGGAATTGCCGCACCCTTAGAAGCAGATGCTGATAAAGACGCGCTTCTTCACGATAAGAAGCTAGTCAAATGTCCGCAATGTGGATCCTTTAATACCAAGTTAGTCAGTCAATTTGGTTCGACGGCCTGCAAGGCATTTTTTCAATGTCAAGACTGCAGCGAGCCTTTTGACTATTTCAAATGTCTAAAATAA
- the paaC gene encoding 1,2-phenylacetyl-CoA epoxidase subunit PaaC encodes MMQDNLVQYICGIADNSLILGQRIGELTGHGPSLETDIAMTNISLDLFGQVRSYYQYAAKIVGNDATEDTLAFLRTERQYKNVLLVEQPNTDFAYSIAKQFLFDHFHILLLQKLQSSTDETLAAIAVKSIKEVSYHKRFSSDWVRRLGDGTFESRGKMQNAIDDLWVYTDELFHMTDADIAIAESGAGVDVRLLKEEYYKNVSAILEESTLEIPKIEYFQKGGKLGIHTEHMGYILADMQYMQRTFPNMTW; translated from the coding sequence ATGATGCAAGATAATTTAGTTCAATACATTTGCGGAATTGCGGATAATTCATTGATCTTGGGTCAAAGAATTGGAGAGCTTACAGGTCACGGTCCAAGTCTGGAAACAGATATTGCAATGACTAATATTTCACTAGATCTTTTTGGTCAAGTGAGAAGTTACTATCAATATGCAGCAAAGATTGTTGGAAACGACGCTACGGAAGATACACTTGCATTTCTACGAACAGAACGTCAGTATAAAAATGTTCTTCTTGTAGAGCAGCCAAATACTGATTTTGCATATTCAATTGCAAAGCAGTTTTTATTTGATCATTTTCATATTTTGCTTTTGCAAAAATTACAAAGTAGTACAGACGAAACTTTGGCTGCAATTGCGGTGAAAAGCATCAAAGAAGTTAGCTATCACAAGCGTTTCTCATCTGATTGGGTAAGAAGACTTGGAGATGGAACTTTTGAAAGTAGAGGTAAAATGCAAAATGCAATAGATGATCTTTGGGTTTATACAGACGAATTATTTCATATGACTGATGCAGATATCGCAATTGCAGAATCTGGGGCAGGAGTAGATGTTCGTTTGCTTAAAGAAGAATATTATAAAAATGTTTCGGCAATTCTAGAAGAATCAACTTTAGAAATTCCTAAAATTGAGTACTTCCAAAAAGGTGGTAAACTTGGAATTCACACTGAGCACATGGGCTATATCCTAGCGGATATGCAATATATGCAACGTACGTTTCCAAATATGACTTGGTAA
- the paaB gene encoding 1,2-phenylacetyl-CoA epoxidase subunit PaaB: MKNWPLWEIFIRSKNGLEHRHVGSLRASDATMAVENARDVYTRRNEGVSIWVVPSAQITASNPDDNAEMFDPANDKAYRHPTFYELPEELKHM, encoded by the coding sequence ATGAAAAATTGGCCTCTTTGGGAAATATTCATTCGCAGTAAAAACGGATTAGAACACCGCCACGTGGGAAGCCTTCGTGCAAGCGATGCAACAATGGCAGTAGAAAATGCACGTGATGTATATACTCGTCGCAATGAAGGTGTGAGTATTTGGGTAGTTCCATCTGCGCAAATTACAGCTTCAAATCCTGATGATAACGCAGAAATGTTTGATCCTGCAAATGATAAAGCATACCGCCACCCAACTTTTTATGAACTTCCAGAGGAACTAAAACACATGTAA
- the paaA gene encoding 1,2-phenylacetyl-CoA epoxidase subunit PaaA, producing the protein MSEKEIKNLEDIFNKRIENDEKIEPRDWMPEKYRKTHIRQISQHAHSEIIGMLPEGNWITRAPSLRRKVALLAKVQDEAGHGLYLYSACETLGISREELYDQLHSGTAKYSSIFNYPTVTWADMGAIGWLVDGAAIINQVPLTATSYGPYARAMVRVCKEESFHQRQGFEIMMTLAKGTPEQKEMAQDALNRWWWPSLMMLGPTDAESVHTEQSMKWKLKRKTNDELRQQFIDQTVPQAELIGLTIPDKDLKWNEETKRYDFGEIDWDEFWQVVKGHGPCNKERMSARVNAWNNGKWVRDAAMAYAEKQEEQQQIKKAI; encoded by the coding sequence ATGTCAGAAAAAGAAATAAAGAATTTAGAAGATATTTTCAATAAACGAATTGAAAATGACGAAAAAATTGAGCCTAGAGACTGGATGCCTGAGAAATATAGAAAGACACATATACGTCAGATTTCACAGCACGCACATTCAGAAATTATAGGAATGTTGCCAGAAGGAAATTGGATTACTCGTGCTCCTTCATTGCGCAGAAAAGTAGCGCTATTGGCCAAAGTGCAAGATGAAGCTGGTCACGGATTATACTTATATTCTGCTTGCGAAACTCTTGGAATTTCGCGCGAAGAATTATACGATCAATTGCATTCTGGTACAGCCAAATATTCTAGTATCTTCAATTATCCTACCGTAACTTGGGCAGATATGGGCGCTATTGGATGGCTTGTTGATGGTGCAGCGATTATCAATCAAGTGCCACTTACTGCAACTTCTTACGGACCTTACGCTCGTGCGATGGTGCGTGTTTGCAAGGAAGAAAGTTTCCACCAAAGACAAGGTTTTGAGATTATGATGACTCTTGCAAAAGGTACCCCTGAGCAAAAAGAAATGGCTCAAGATGCTTTAAACAGATGGTGGTGGCCTTCATTAATGATGTTAGGCCCTACAGATGCTGAGTCTGTACATACTGAACAATCGATGAAGTGGAAATTGAAACGTAAAACTAATGACGAATTACGTCAGCAGTTTATCGATCAGACCGTTCCTCAAGCTGAGCTTATCGGTCTTACAATTCCAGATAAAGATCTGAAATGGAATGAAGAAACTAAACGATATGACTTCGGTGAAATCGATTGGGACGAATTTTGGCAAGTTGTAAAAGGTCACGGACCTTGCAACAAAGAAAGAATGTCGGCTAGAGTGAATGCTTGGAATAACGGTAAATGGGTGCGTGATGCAGCTATGGCTTACGCCGAAAAACAAGAAGAACAACAGCAGATAAAAAAAGCAATATAA
- the paaE gene encoding 1,2-phenylacetyl-CoA epoxidase subunit PaaE has translation MAKFHSIKVADIYKETKDCSVVTFEIPEELKQDFTFKQGQHLTLRKNFEEGEQRRSYSLCSSPTENKWQVGVKKINGGLFSAYVNDDLKVGDIVEVMPPNGIFFSEIEPEKAKNYIAFAAGSGITPILSIIKTHLALEPNSSFQLFYLNRSVKSIIFKEEIELLRNRYFGRFEIFHFLTKEKRNIPLFNGRFTKEKLDILTNKIIDVPSIDECFICGPEEMVFLIRDAMLEAGMSKEKVRFELFNTGLSEEQKLRTKQILEKKVEGTEVTIIDGGKEFHFVMDDDFDNILDGALAAGADLPFACKGGVCSTCRCKVIEGEVEMKVNYALDENEVAKNYILSCQAVPISKKVVVDFGA, from the coding sequence ATGGCAAAGTTTCATAGCATTAAGGTTGCAGATATCTACAAAGAGACTAAAGATTGTTCTGTAGTTACCTTTGAAATTCCAGAAGAATTAAAACAAGATTTTACTTTTAAACAAGGTCAACACCTTACTCTCAGAAAGAATTTTGAAGAAGGAGAACAAAGACGTTCGTATTCACTTTGCTCTAGTCCAACCGAAAATAAGTGGCAAGTGGGAGTCAAAAAAATCAACGGAGGATTGTTTTCTGCTTATGTAAATGACGATCTTAAAGTTGGTGATATTGTGGAGGTTATGCCGCCAAACGGAATCTTTTTTAGTGAAATTGAACCTGAAAAAGCTAAAAATTATATTGCTTTTGCGGCTGGAAGTGGAATTACGCCAATTCTTTCGATTATAAAAACGCACCTGGCACTCGAGCCAAATAGTTCATTTCAGTTATTTTATTTGAATAGAAGCGTGAAGTCAATTATCTTTAAAGAGGAAATTGAACTTCTTAGAAATAGATATTTTGGAAGATTTGAAATTTTCCATTTCTTAACGAAAGAAAAAAGAAATATTCCGTTGTTTAACGGACGATTTACAAAAGAAAAATTAGATATTCTTACAAATAAAATAATTGACGTTCCATCTATTGATGAGTGCTTTATTTGTGGACCAGAAGAGATGGTTTTCTTAATAAGAGACGCTATGCTCGAAGCAGGAATGTCTAAAGAAAAGGTACGTTTCGAACTATTTAATACAGGGCTTTCAGAAGAGCAGAAGTTAAGAACCAAGCAAATTCTTGAAAAGAAAGTTGAAGGTACAGAGGTTACGATTATTGATGGCGGAAAAGAATTCCATTTTGTAATGGATGATGATTTCGATAATATTCTTGACGGTGCACTAGCCGCAGGTGCAGATTTACCTTTCGCTTGCAAAGGTGGAGTTTGTAGCACGTGTCGTTGCAAAGTGATCGAAGGAGAAGTGGAGATGAAAGTGAATTACGCTTTGGATGAAAATGAAGTTGCCAAAAATTATATATTAAGCTGTCAAGCAGTGCCAATTTCGAAGAAAGTGGTGGTGGACTTTGGAGCTTAA
- a CDS encoding TetR/AcrR family transcriptional regulator: MSVKLDRKSEIVAIASKLFREKGYSAVTVRDIAQALDIKAASLYNHISSKQEILRLMIINIAENYTNTISEILDSSENTVFKLQKVIQLHIDITVDNPDAMASLNNDWMHLQEDDLKYFLKMRDEYEQKFRIIVKNGIETGELKNHNSEVLIFSMLSTLRTLYLWYGRKNGFTKKTLQDHLALILLNGII; the protein is encoded by the coding sequence ATGTCAGTAAAACTCGACCGAAAATCAGAAATTGTAGCAATTGCGTCCAAGCTTTTTCGGGAGAAAGGCTATAGCGCGGTGACGGTTCGTGATATCGCGCAAGCACTTGATATTAAAGCGGCAAGTTTGTACAATCATATTAGTAGTAAACAGGAGATTTTACGCCTGATGATTATTAATATTGCTGAAAATTATACCAACACAATCTCTGAAATTTTAGACTCTTCAGAAAACACCGTTTTTAAACTTCAAAAAGTTATACAACTGCATATCGATATTACCGTCGATAATCCTGATGCGATGGCTTCGTTAAATAATGACTGGATGCATTTGCAGGAAGATGACCTTAAGTATTTCCTGAAAATGCGTGACGAATACGAGCAGAAATTTCGAATAATTGTCAAAAACGGAATTGAAACGGGCGAATTAAAAAATCATAATTCCGAAGTTTTGATCTTTTCAATGCTTTCTACTTTGCGTACTTTATATTTGTGGTACGGCCGAAAAAATGGTTTTACCAAAAAAACCTTACAAGATCATCTTGCTCTAATTTTGCTAAACGGAATTATTTAA
- a CDS encoding DUF4230 domain-containing protein: protein MKRIILIIVVVVGVLLSFKYCAFKDNDDSLEYNTNLIQQQIVSVGKLIVTEGHFSEVLTYKDKDSKWLTLLTFEKKALVVVNADVTVAFDLRQMEYKIDEEAKTITILNIPEAEIKISPDIKFYDVQTSRLNPFDGDDYNKINESVKKNLAKKVEMSTLKSNAKNRLVSELSKILILTKTMGWTLIYEGNAIQDEIDLGEKIKL from the coding sequence ATGAAAAGAATAATCCTTATTATAGTTGTTGTCGTTGGAGTTTTGCTTTCATTTAAATACTGTGCTTTCAAGGATAACGACGATTCGCTTGAATATAATACCAATCTAATTCAGCAGCAGATTGTAAGTGTTGGAAAACTGATTGTTACCGAAGGACATTTTTCTGAAGTGCTTACCTATAAAGATAAAGATAGCAAGTGGTTGACTCTTTTAACTTTCGAAAAGAAAGCTTTGGTAGTTGTTAATGCTGATGTTACAGTTGCTTTCGACCTTCGTCAAATGGAATATAAAATTGACGAAGAAGCAAAGACCATTACAATTTTAAATATTCCTGAAGCGGAAATAAAAATTAGTCCAGATATCAAATTCTACGATGTGCAGACAAGTAGGCTGAATCCTTTTGACGGAGATGATTATAATAAAATCAACGAATCTGTCAAGAAAAATCTTGCTAAAAAGGTGGAAATGTCAACCTTAAAATCAAATGCCAAGAATCGGCTTGTAAGTGAGCTTTCAAAAATTTTAATCCTGACCAAAACAATGGGTTGGACTTTAATCTATGAAGGAAATGCTATTCAGGATGAAATTGATCTTGGTGAAAAAATTAAGCTTTAA
- a CDS encoding helix-turn-helix transcriptional regulator, with protein MANLNMNQLQRIHLLIELLQRKPYSSLDAIVDYFESYDLPLNERTFYRLNRDLRTRFKIEITFDHSKGGYFIDEEKSINLESFLTIVKTMSMSDYLFSKDNLAESLSFISFEKNENNDTVINFKEIVNAIEKKFEIQFQHFSFYHQKESQYSLKPYALKQFQNRWYVIGETSKGYRTFGLDRISNITLGTKKIKVKTEDALEKFSSVVGLNFSDHKREIVQLSFPASQKYYIESLPIHHSQRVVADDERYNIEILVHPNFELKQQILKYGSLIKVIKPTWLAEEIKAEIKKTLEQY; from the coding sequence ATGGCAAATCTTAATATGAATCAATTGCAGCGTATTCATCTATTAATCGAACTTCTGCAACGCAAACCTTATAGTAGTCTAGACGCTATTGTCGATTATTTCGAATCTTACGATTTGCCTTTAAATGAAAGGACCTTTTACAGATTAAATAGAGATTTAAGGACTCGTTTCAAAATTGAAATTACCTTCGATCATTCAAAAGGCGGTTATTTTATTGATGAGGAGAAAAGCATTAATTTAGAATCATTTCTGACGATTGTCAAAACGATGTCGATGTCGGATTATTTATTTTCTAAAGATAATTTGGCCGAAAGTTTGTCTTTTATCTCTTTTGAAAAGAATGAGAATAATGACACCGTTATAAATTTCAAAGAGATTGTAAATGCAATTGAAAAAAAATTCGAAATTCAATTCCAACATTTCAGTTTCTACCATCAAAAAGAATCTCAGTATTCTCTGAAACCTTACGCTTTGAAACAATTCCAAAACCGATGGTATGTAATTGGCGAAACTTCAAAAGGCTATAGAACATTTGGACTTGATCGAATATCAAATATCACACTTGGCACAAAAAAGATCAAGGTTAAAACTGAAGATGCTTTGGAGAAATTCAGCAGCGTGGTAGGTTTAAATTTTTCTGATCACAAGAGAGAGATTGTGCAACTTTCCTTTCCTGCTTCCCAAAAATATTATATTGAATCCTTACCAATTCACCATAGTCAGCGGGTTGTTGCTGATGATGAGCGCTATAATATTGAAATTCTAGTGCATCCCAATTTTGAATTGAAGCAGCAAATATTGAAATATGGTTCCTTAATTAAGGTCATAAAACCAACTTGGCTGGCGGAGGAAATAAAAGCAGAAATAAAAAAGACTTTAGAGCAGTATTGA
- a CDS encoding GSCFA domain-containing protein, with product MQFSTTINIEKSKSSIDYQSKIFTIGSCFAVNMAQKLEYFKFQSTCNPFGILFHPIAIEKFLRNCLEGKIFSEEDVFFANERYHHFDAHSNLSNPRLQEMLKNLNSNSQKAALDLKSATHIIITLGTAWVYRNIETNEIVANCHKVPQKNFTKEILSVDQIFESLSSIEKLLQSHNPEAQIIFTISPVRHIKDGIVENQRSKSHLFAALHQLLDSATSKTEYFPSYEIMMDELRDYRFYADDMLHPSNLAIEYIWESFLERYCSSETLSTMKEVGRIQQGLAHRSFSADSEAHQKFLDRLEKRIEVLRGKWPGMRF from the coding sequence ATGCAGTTTTCAACCACTATAAATATAGAAAAGTCTAAATCTTCGATTGATTATCAGTCGAAGATTTTTACTATAGGCTCTTGTTTCGCGGTCAATATGGCTCAGAAACTAGAGTATTTCAAATTTCAAAGTACTTGCAATCCTTTCGGAATTTTATTTCATCCAATTGCAATTGAGAAATTTTTGAGGAACTGCTTAGAAGGAAAAATCTTTTCAGAAGAAGATGTGTTTTTTGCCAATGAGCGCTACCATCATTTTGATGCACATTCAAATTTAAGCAATCCAAGACTTCAAGAAATGCTAAAGAATCTGAATTCCAATTCTCAAAAAGCGGCGCTAGATTTAAAATCCGCAACTCACATAATTATTACCCTTGGCACCGCTTGGGTTTATAGAAATATCGAGACCAACGAAATTGTTGCCAATTGTCATAAAGTTCCACAGAAAAATTTCACCAAAGAAATTCTATCTGTAGATCAAATTTTTGAGAGTCTTAGTTCGATTGAAAAACTATTACAATCTCATAATCCCGAAGCTCAAATCATTTTCACGATTTCGCCAGTGCGTCATATCAAAGATGGTATTGTTGAAAACCAACGCAGTAAATCACATCTTTTTGCAGCCTTGCATCAATTGCTAGATTCCGCAACTTCAAAGACTGAATATTTTCCATCCTACGAAATTATGATGGACGAACTCAGAGATTACAGATTTTACGCCGATGATATGTTGCATCCGTCAAACCTAGCCATAGAATATATTTGGGAGTCATTTCTGGAGAGATATTGCTCAAGCGAAACACTTAGCACGATGAAAGAAGTTGGTCGCATACAGCAAGGATTGGCGCATCGCTCCTTTTCTGCAGATTCGGAAGCGCATCAAAAGTTTTTGGATAGATTGGAGAAGAGGATTGAGGTGCTGAGGGGGAAATGGCCTGGGATGAGGTTTTAG